A genomic stretch from Chaetodon auriga isolate fChaAug3 chromosome 17, fChaAug3.hap1, whole genome shotgun sequence includes:
- the LOC143335050 gene encoding sodium-dependent neutral amino acid transporter B(0)AT1-like, whose protein sequence is MKLKLPNPGLDDRIPSHGDLERMEKEEAGDRPKWDNKAQYLLTCVGFCVGLGNVWRFPYLCQSHGGGAFMIPFLILLVLEGIPLLHLEFAIGQRLRRGSVGVWRSISPYLTGVGIASLLVSFLVGMYYNTIMAWIMWYLFNSFQEPLPWSQCPLNANGTGLVEECARSSTVDYFWYRETLNTSTAIDDAGGLQWWMVLALISAWTLLYVCCIRGIETTGKAVYITSTLPYLVLTIFLIRGLTLKGSVEGIKFLFTPDVNELMNPATWLDAGAQVFYSFSLAFGGLISFSSYNSVHNNCEMDAVLISIINGCTSVFSATVIYSIIGFRATEKFDDCMDNNILKLMNAFNYPENNITESNYNEVLTHLNQTDPDTILGLQLQTCDMQFFLSQGVEGTGLAFIVFTEAIIKMPISPLWAVLFFIMLFCLGLSTMFGNIEGVVVPLQDLRLLPRSWPKEVFSGLTCLISLAFGLIFSLRSGNYWLALFDNFAGSIPLLVIGFCEMFSVIYIYGIDRFNKDIEFMVGHKPNIFWQVTWRVVSPLIMIVILIFYFVTQVSKTLTYLVWDPEAESFPTLEARPYPSWINVIIFILAGIPSLAIPVIAIFKFIQRRLCKKKSYRDNTVDSISAKVQMSDKMKF, encoded by the exons ATGAAGCTGAAGTTACCAAACCCAGGACTGGATGACCGGATCCCTTCTCACGGGGAcctggagaggatggagaaggaggaggcggGTGACAGACCCAAATGGGACAACAAAGCCCAGtacctgctcacctgtgtggGCTTCTGCGTGGGACTCGGCAACGTCTGGAGGTTCCCTTACCTTTGTCAAAGCCATGGAGGAG GAGCGTTTATGATCCCATTCCTTATCCTGCTGGTCCTGGAAGGAATCCCGCTGCTGCACCTGGAGTTTGCCATTGGTCAGCGCCTGAGGAGAGGCAGTGTGGGAGTGTGGAGATCAATCAGTCCATACCTGACAGGAGTTG GTATTGCATCTTTGCTTGTGTCATTTTTGGTGGGCATGTACTACAATACCATCATGGCCTGGATCATGTGGTATCTCTTCAACTCCTTCCAGGAACCTCTGCCTTGGAGCCAGTGTCCTCTCAATGCGAACGGGACAG GTCTAGTGGAGGAATGTGCTCGGAGCAGCACTGTCGACTACTTCTGGTACAGAGAGACTCTGAACACCTCGACAGCCATCGACGATGCTGGAGGACTGCAGTGGTGGATGGTGCTAGCCCTCATATCTGCCTGGACTCTGCTCTATGTCTGCTGCATCCGGGGGATCGAGACCACTGGAAAG GCAGTCTACATCACCTCCACTCTGCCATATCTGGTCCTCACTATCTTCCTCATCAGAGGACTGACTCTGAAAGGATCCGTAGAGGGAATTAAGTTCCTTTTCACACCAGAT GTGAATGAGTTAATGAATCCAGCGACCTGGTTGGATGCGGGTGCTCAAGTGTTCTACTCCTTCTCTTTGGCTTTTGGAGGTCTCATCTCTTTTTCCAGTTATAACTCTGTTCA CAACAACTGTGAGATGGATGCTGTACTCATCTCCATCATCAATGGCTGCACCTCAGTGTTCTCCGCCACGGTTATTTACTCCATCATCGGCTTTAGGGCCACGGAGAAATTTGACGACTGCATGGATAA caaCATCTTGAAGCTGATGAATGCCTTCAACTATCCTGAAAACAACATCACAGAAAGCAACTACAACGAAGTCCTGACCCACCTCAACCAGACAGATCCAGACACCATCCTAGGATTGCAATTACAGACCTGTGACATGCAGTTTTTCCTCAGCCAG GGCGTGGAGGGAACCGGTCTGGCCTTCATCGTGTTCACAGAAGCCATCATCAAGATGCCCATTTCTCCTCTGTGGGctgtcctcttcttcatcatgcTCTTCTGCCTCGGCCTCTCGACTATGTTTGGCAACATAGAGGGAGTGGTGGTTCCTTTGCAGGACCTCAGACTGTTGCCCCGATCTTGGCCCAAGGAAGTTTTCAGTG gtCTGACTTGCTTAATATCTTTAGCTTTTGGGCTCATATTTTCTCTGCGCTCTGGAAACTACTGGCTAGCTCTTTTTGACAACTTTGCTGGCTCTATCCCCCTTCTGGTCATCGGATTCTGTGAAATGTTCTCTGTTATCTACATCTATGGCATAGATAG GTTTAACAAGGACATTGAGTTTATGGTTGGCCACAAGCCCAACATTTTCTGGCAGGTGACATGGAGGGTGGTCAGTCCACTCATTATGATCGTCATCCTGATTTTCTACTTTGTAACCCAAGTCTCCAAGACTCTCACCTACTTGGTCTGGGACCCGGAAGCG GAGAGCTTCCCCACCCTTGAAGCACGCCCATACCCTTCCTGGATCAacgtcatcatcttcatcctggCTGGAATTCCCAGTTTAGCCATCCCAGTAATCGCCATCTTCAAATTCATCCAGAGGAGACTCTGCAAGAAGAAGAGTTACAGAGACAACACAGTAGACTCTATCTCTGCAAAAGTACAAATGAGTGACAAAATGAAGTTTTAG